From a region of the Streptomyces sp. NBC_00193 genome:
- the truA gene encoding tRNA pseudouridine(38-40) synthase TruA, whose product MSDEVEPGHVRVRLDLSYDGKDFSGWAKQRVLRTVQGELESALQTVMRLPDPVELTVAGRTDAGVHARGQVAQFDVRDEVWAEHQDKLLRRLAGRLPHDVRVWKAAEAPAGFNARFSAIWRRYAYRVGDHQAGVDPLRRGHVLWYQWPLDVDAMNEAAAALVGEHDFAAYCKKREGATTIRTLQQLSWERDAEGIITATVRADAFCHNMVRSLVGALLHVGDGHRTTDWPGKVLAAAVRDSSVHVVKPHGLTLEEVGYPADELLAARSKEARNLRTLPGAGCC is encoded by the coding sequence GTGAGTGACGAGGTGGAGCCCGGGCACGTCCGGGTGCGGCTGGACCTGAGCTACGACGGCAAGGACTTCTCCGGCTGGGCGAAGCAGCGCGTGCTGCGGACCGTCCAGGGGGAGCTGGAGTCGGCCCTGCAGACCGTGATGCGGCTGCCCGACCCGGTGGAGCTGACCGTGGCCGGCCGGACCGACGCGGGCGTGCACGCACGCGGGCAGGTCGCGCAGTTCGACGTACGGGACGAGGTGTGGGCCGAGCACCAGGACAAGCTCCTGCGCCGCCTCGCCGGGCGGCTGCCGCACGACGTACGGGTGTGGAAGGCCGCCGAGGCCCCCGCCGGGTTCAACGCGCGGTTCTCCGCGATCTGGCGCCGCTACGCCTACCGCGTGGGCGACCACCAGGCCGGCGTGGACCCGCTGCGCCGCGGGCACGTGCTCTGGTACCAGTGGCCGCTCGACGTGGACGCCATGAACGAGGCCGCAGCCGCTCTGGTCGGGGAGCACGACTTCGCCGCGTACTGCAAGAAGCGCGAGGGCGCCACGACCATCCGCACCCTCCAGCAGCTCAGCTGGGAGCGGGACGCGGAGGGGATCATCACCGCGACCGTCCGCGCCGACGCCTTCTGCCACAACATGGTCCGCTCGCTGGTCGGGGCCCTGCTGCACGTCGGCGACGGCCACCGGACGACCGACTGGCCCGGGAAGGTGCTGGCCGCGGCCGTACGCGATTCCTCGGTGCACGTGGTCAAGCCGCACGGGCTGACCCTGGAGGAGGTCGGATATCCGGCCGACGAGCTGCTGGCCGCGCGGAGCAAGGAAGCGCGGAACCTGCGGACGCTGCCGGGAGCCGGCTGCTGCTAG